The genomic stretch AAAAAAGGGGGAGAAAATTATGGGAATATTTAAGAAGtttaaaagtatttttttaaTGCTTTAATTAATCCTGAACCCTAATTATTCAATAAATTTGATATTAATATCttcaaaatatttttatatcAAAATAAGTTTAAATTAACTTGGATAAAACTCAGAGGGAGCTTACAAAACACAACCTATGAAGTATTAGACTCGGGGGGAGCTTATAAACCTCAGACTCTGATGTTGTCAAGTTAGTTAAAAATGATAAACCATTGTTCTTAAATACGtttgtttgtcatcatcaaaaagggggagattgttggaacaaaattgttcatatctcttaggttttgatgataataaagtatttaaagaaaaaatgggTATGCTAACATATGTTTAAGTGTGCAGGATCACAAGTAAAGAATTAATCATGATTGTTAGCATATGTGAATAAGCAATGTTAGTCTAATTCTGATTTATCAGAATCTAATTGGTTCATCAACATCTGAAGGCATTAGACTCTGAAGGTTCAGACTCTGGTCTCATGACCCAACTTCTGATGACAACTCAGATTTTGAAAGGTTGAAGAGCATTTGTTCTGAACACTCTACCAAAGTAGACTTGTCTTATCAAAGCCCAAGATTTCTGGACAAAGTCAACTAGGGTTTAGTTTTGCAAGACTCAAGGAATAGTGATGTGACTTCTTCAGTATGTTATACCTTTTGGTAGGTACCCAGTACTACGAAAGGTGATGTAAACAATGCTATTATACAGTGGATAAAGCTTCAAAAAAGATGCATTCTCCAACATCTATCTTGACATGCTTCTTCACTAAGTTTGTTTGTTATGTTCAAACCCTCCAACAAATCTTTCTCAATCTCTACAAAATTataattatttgaattgaatGATTTAATCATAATCTACAACTTTATTATTCACTCTTTCTCTCACATTATTCACCATCATCTTCCATTAAAGTTTCATCTACATGTTTATTTTTTGAAGCTAAGGTTTGTATTCTTAGTTTCTCAAAGTATCAATATAATTTTTATGTATGCATGGTGGTAAAACATTTTTCAAAACAAATACACTCATGTATGTATATACACATATGACAACAATATGGAAGAGATGAAATGCAAGGTCAAATTGGTTTAAGAAGGGTTAGAGCCGGAACATGTCATTATCATTATCATGCTCATGTTTCATGAATAAGAAGGGCCGACCCTGGATAAGGGCAAGACGATCCTTAGCCCAAAACCTCCAAATTAAGGGGTctcattttgttttaaaataaacaaaatatataattaatattatattaaataaattataaaatgAGAAATAAACATTAATTTATCAATGGCCTAGTGGAAGAAAAAAATTGAAACACTTTAGTAAAGGTTATGGGTTCAATTTATTTTTTCTAATTACTATTTTAtctattttttatttcatttttccTAATTACTGTTGCATCTATTTTTTATAATtgtattttttatatattatttttaattattaaaattatatttatttttaatttagGCATTTAAAAATTAGATTAAGATTTTCAGATTGATTGTACGGTCCTAGATAGTGACATGTGTGAttacttttaatttttgtaaagAATTATTATCATCGTTGACGTGTCGGTATCGTGTACGGTGTTGAATGTGCGCATATCGATGAAGCTCTTGCTAGTTTTGTAAATATGGAATGAGCTATTTACGTGAATGTATAAATGATTCttgttttttttcaaaaatatttagCATAATGTCTTTCTTTCTTTGTTAACTTCATCATTTCATACATATTTTGAGTAAATGTTATGTATATTTAGTAGTATAATCTAACCATTCTATgttgtttttcaattttattcatGCCTTATAGATTGTCGCGAATACATTATATATTTTCTTGATAGTTAGTCATCTATATGTTCTTCGTAACATTTGAATGTTTTTAAACTTTATTTCATTGCCGTCAGTATTTGATATGTTATTAAAAAATGTTACAAAATATGATAATTTTTATTTGTGACTAACCATATCAAAGTTGATCATAgtattgtttttattatttatttagACTTAGAGCATCTCCAACCGTGAACCCATTTTTGGGTTTTTTGTGGGACCTATTAAGCCACGTCAGGTTGAAGCAACTCAACTACTTTTTCACTCCAATGGTGCAACTCTGAAGAACTCAGATTGGATCTCACAActttattttatatattaatattttattcatattaaattttatattaattaaaataataattttagtgttttaaattaaatttgatataaaataaagaaaatttaAATTAAACTTATAATTTAAAATGATAATTAAAATTAATCTCAAATACATGATAtataattaaaaacaataaaaataaataacatcaCATAATTAATCAAACTtaaatttcatcatcttcatgtCCAAAACGTTCCCAAATATATTCGACTAGATCTCCTTGAAGTTTACGATGAACTTGTTTTTCTTGAATACTTGCTCTTCTTTGTAGTCTTGTTGCAAGATTCGGATGAGGACCGCTAAATGTTTCAGTTGTTGAGTTATTGATATCCATATTATCATAAGAGTAATCAAAATTACCTCCATATGTATGTCGTTCGTCTTCCACAATCATGTTGTGCAATATGATGCAGGCATATATGGTATGCTTGAGAGTGTCCATGTGCCAAGCACGCGCTGGGCCACGTATAATTGCAAATCGAGattgaagcactccaaatgctCGCTCCACATCTTTTCTAGCCGATTCTTTATGTTGAGCAAATATTTCTTTCTTTTCTCCCTGTGGCATTGAAATAGTCTTGACAAATGTAGCCCACTCGGGATATATACCATCTGCTAAATAATACCCTATATTATATGGTGTCCCATTGATTATATATTGCACATTGGGAGCACGTCCTTCAAAAATATCGTTAAACACGTTGGATTGGTTTAGCACATTAATGTCATTGTTTGAACCTGCAATACCAAAAAAAGCATGCCAAATCCATAAGTCTTGTGATGCCACTGCTTTAAGCATGATTGTGGGCTTACCATGATCACCTCGACAAAATTGTCCTTTCCATGCAACAAGACAATTTTTCCATACCCAATGTATACAATCGATGGAACCCAACATACCTGGAAAGCCACGTGACTCCCCCATTTGTAAAAGATGTTCAACATCAGTGTTGTTAGGCTTTCTCAAATACTCAGCGCCAAATACAACATTGACACCCTTAACAAATCTTTCTAAGCACTCAATTGAAGTGCTTTCACCGATTCGAACATATTCGTCTACAAGGTCAGCAGGAGACCCATACGCCAGCATACGAATAGCAGATGTACATTTCTGCAATGGTGAAAGACCCATTTTACCAGTTGCATCGACCCTCATTTGGAAATATTCATCATGATTTCCAAGGGCATCTACAATCCGAAGAAATACATGCCTATGCACTTTGAACCTTATTCGGAATTGAACATCTGTGTATACTGGGTTTTCCGAGAAGTAGTCATTGAATAATCGACTGTGCCCTTCTTCACGACCTCGATCTACCGGTGTTCTTCTCTTTGGCCTAGAGGAACTTCCAGATCGACGTTCAttctgaagttgttgttcttCATCACTGTCGTCCATAAATTCATCTTCAACCAACTCCCAAAATTCTTGATCGTAATTATCTGAATTTTCTGAATCCATTTAGTGAGTAAAGAATGAGAGAAAAATGAGAAGAATAAGATGAGAATGAGAGAACAATGACATAAGTGGTAGTATATATAATGGTTTGAATAACGGCTAGTTTGAATAACGGCTAGTTTGAATAACGACTAGTTTGAATAACGGCTAGTTTAAATTAAAGTGGTAGTTTGAATAACGGCTAGTTTAAATTAAAGTGGTACTAATGACCATTTTACATAGGTGTTGATAAATTAAAGTGGTACTAATGACCATTTTACATAGGTGTTGATAAATTAAAGTGGTAGTACTGACCATTTTACATAAGTGATACTAACTACATTCCATATTTTTTTTCATCTTATTACAATATTTTTCATGAATATCTCGTTGACTATCGTTCATAGTAAAAGTGTCTTTCATCATCATTTGCACTACCCTTAATTCTAGCTCGTCCTCCTTAGCTTGCGCAAGTCTGTCCATTGGATCCTTTGAAACATTGAGCCATGATTGGATAAGTAATATATCCTCTTCCCTTGTAAATTGCTCTCGAGATCTTTTCTTAACGACAACCCTTTCTTCTTTTTCAGTACCAACTTGAGTAGAAAATGGTGGAACTTGAGTAGAAAATGGTGGAACTTGAGTAGATAATTTCATACTATTAGAATTCATTTGAGATATAGGATACATATTTGGATTGTTTGGTGACGGAAGAAATATGGCGGGGTTTGTTGGCACCGGTGAAATTTGAGAATTTTGAGGATTAGGATTTTGATAATTTTGCATGTAATTGAAAAAAGCTTGTTGATAATGAAAATGATTAGGATCCATTTGGCCTAAACAATTGTAATTTGAAGTAAAAGGATGAAATTGTAAGACAAAATTTTACAAATGAAGAGTAAAATGATAAAATTGTGAGAGAAAATAGGTGTGAGAAAAAAATTTGTATGTACAAATTTTCATATTGGTTTATTTATAATTAactaaaatataaaaaaaaaagtaGCCGTTGGGAGCAACAGCTGCAAAAGAGTCGTTGCAGGAATTTAACATTTAATTTTCATTAgcatttattttaaaatttattattattttatttaattaacttttcattatattattattttaatcaaCCAACGGTTGCTTGCCTTTAAAACGTTTGACATGCTGTCAAACTTCATCCATCATAAAATTGAAAAATGTTGTCTTTTCATTGTCAGGCTGGAGTTCCAAGGTGAAATGAAAAGTTGTCGCTATATTCATGTTGAAGGAATAAGTAATTATAACTAATATCGACACTAACGAATACAAGAATTTGACAAAGAATTGAGTgcaataaaatatttttatttgacgaatatacaaatattttttaaattatattttttattaagAATTTACTTTTATTATTTATCACGAATCTCTAAAAAAATCAAGACTGGCCCTAAATAAGTATTGAATATCAATTTATGTAAGTAAGGACGGCATGATCTCTCtctaaaaaaaattgaatatcaattttatatattataattttgATGTAAACAAATGAACCTCATGATTCACCGACAAAAGATAGTGATAATAATtacaatattttattttattaaatttattattGACACTAGGATCAATAAATTGTATAAAGCATGGCATTTTAAGTTACGATATAAGCCATGTAAGTTTGTTACATTGTTGCCGGCTATGGTATTGCTTGCCGTACATGTCTTGAATTCTTCAAATATATAATGTTCAGAATTTTGTATATATAATATGCTGTTACATTGTTGCCGGCTGCCGGCTTACATATGATTGTAATATATATTCATAATATTATGCTAACAGATATGCTTCTTGTAATTCAACAGGTGAGCTTATACCAATTccttttgaaaataaaatataacaaatacAAGTTATTAGTTTAGAATCTATCCGTCCAATTCCATTGTACGGCTTTGGTTTAAGGTAGAGTTATCAATAAATTTATTAATAGAATGTCCATCCAATGTATCTAATAATTAATCCATTAAATTCATCCAtgaaaaaaaataatttaatagATTTGATCCAATCTATCCATCAAATCATATGGATGGATTCAATCCATCCATACCATTGGATAATAATTTATTAATAGTTTATTAAATAAagttttttattaaaaaaatatattaaatatttaaattaaataaaatttcttttattaaaaaattatttaaaaaaacttaaaaattattaaaaaaaattcagACTCTCCAAATTTCACATATTGAATTGAATCGCGTTCTCTCTTTCTCTAAATATGAACCCTAATTTCGTGTTTTCCAAATCGAAGTTCATTTCAATGATTCAGTACTATAATCACAATTCATCTCAATGTTTCGACACTAAAAATTGAAATTCATCTCAACGATTTAGTGTTACAATCGCAATTCAACCCCCCCTCCCCCCCTCAATTTCTTCTTAACATTTGACACTACAAATCGAAGTTCATCTCAATGATTCGGTACTATAGTCACAATTCATCTCAATGTTTCGACACTAAAAATTGGAATTCATCTCAGCGATTCGGTGTTACAATCGCAATTCATCTCAACGTTTCGATGCAACAATTGAAATTCTTCTCAATGATTCGGTGATACAATCGTAATTCATCTCAACGTTTCGGTACTAGAACATCGCAAATTCAAATCAACACCAACCATTTCTCATAACTCTTGTCTCTCCTGCTTGATATTTTCACTTTGAAGTAATTATCCATAAATTTATAAATCAATTTGATAACTACcttttataattattatttatcAATTACATTGACATTCTAGCAATAAAGATAAAAAGTCACATGAAGTTTGGAGAATGGAcattatttttaaatattttcgTTAGTCAATTTGGTTCTTTCTGTTAACTTTTAACTTTAAATATATTAAGTGAGATAATATTTTAGAGTGTCCACCATTAActttattaattatttaatattaattgTTTGATCATTTTAACAAACTTTAGGGTGTTAAATCTTGACGGTCTATTAATTTTAACAATACATCATCCACACCTAACCctttttacttcttcttcatatataaatagagaacATGATTTTGATTCTGTCTGTTCTTAGTAGTTTTGGAATAACAAAATAAGATGGTACTAGTGATGTATCTCCGGAACATCCCCTGATACAAGATATGATTTCAGAGATTCATATTTGTCTACAACAATTATAAGAATGAGATATTGTCTCATGTTTCATACCAAAACACATTACATAGAATGAACATCAATCGACATATCACATACGTCTACTTCAACAACGCAAAACCCTTAATTGAATTTAAGTTAAATGAGTATACTCCTCTTGCAATCTGAAATATATACGACATAATCTCCTACCTTACGAAGACAATCGAAAAATCATGAAACTCGAGTATCGTTCACCGTCGATTGACAACGAATGGAAGATTGAGTTCAACAACTTTTAGCTTAAGACAGATGCAAATTTAATGACTATGTGAAATATATTTTTCCATTTAGAAACAAATTTTTTGATCGAGGTGGACGCAACGATTTCGAGATCGGTCGAAGATAGTATAAAGATGTTGAAACGTCCACCTGTTGATTTTATGTTATCCCGGttaattttattttgtcaaactataactttttgatttttttgtATGCGTTCTACTTCACTACACTCCGTAAATACACCTTCGTAAGACTTACGGAGATGCATTAAGTATTTCCCGCTTAATCTAAAGGGTGCATTAAGTATTTCCCTAACTCAATCTATCAAAATCTGAGCGGATTTGATAACAAATTATGCCAAATTCGATTCAACCTCTTTGGGATAGATGAaagggaggggagatgagaggATGAAATATTTCTAATTTAATATGTTTAGTTCAAATTTTATGAGGAGATATGAGGGGAGCATAACCCCCAATTGGGGGATTTGAAGGTGAGGAGAGAGTCTAAACTTTGACatttaaaaaattattatgtTTACTAAAATATCcttagttttattttaatatttcaaaattatttattttctttcaTGTTACTGTTGCCTATTTTTTTTAATGGTTTTTCTCTATTGCTTCTATCAATTTATTATAATTGTTATTCATCcttaaattatatttttttatttaatataaattataatCATTTTTTTTCTTATAGTTTTTATTGTTACCTATATTAatattagttttttttaattttttttatcatattATATCTTTTACATCATATTTTAAATCATTCATTATCTATGATAATATGTAAAGATAAAATTTAGTTTTGATATATCATATTTTTCTACCGATTTTATCCtttaataatttaaataataatctataataatatataaataaaacTTAGTTTTGATGTAGaatatttttccaaacaatttCACCTTTAGATAATTTCCATAATAATTTCTATTAGCCTAGGTTGATTAAAAAAACCAGATCCTCCCATCTAAACATTAgtatatataattaaaaaaatcaattttttttaaaataaccatttttaaaaaaaataaatcaaaaataacaaataattcaaaaaaataatcaaaataatcACTTTTAAAAGAGGATGCGCCAGATAAAATGACGCATCCCATAACCatgaagaggaggcgccaatgctattgGTGCATGCACtgggctcctcatgaggagaCGCCAATGCCCCTGGCGCCTTAGTGTTGTTTGTGGTGTGGGCGCCAATGCCTCTGGCGCCTGCATGTCATGTCATGTGGGCGCCAGCACTTTTGACGCATGTATTTTATGTCCACCTGTATAAATGTCACAccttggatgcaatatttttcacacaaaatcaTCTCTTAATACCATATTTTCTCTAGTTCAATCCCACTCACCTTCAAGTTTCTCTGTTttaacaatgtctgcatacattcagaaatgaaatgctgatgtaatatttttCGCCGTTGCGGCTCTGGTACAGATTTGgctttggaacacagatacgtttgaacgtcttaatcggacgttgtacagttggttagagggagaaattggagagggtgaaaGGATTGGAAGAATACAATGGTTTatgtccacgttcaaccaaaacggagaagtgcgcgaatgagtggatattaagaccgaccaagacgctcgtagggtgatgcattacatgttcaaaattgttttgatggttgtaatcgtATAGTTCTTGTATTCTAGTTGTTATAATT from Lathyrus oleraceus cultivar Zhongwan6 chromosome 7, CAAS_Psat_ZW6_1.0, whole genome shotgun sequence encodes the following:
- the LOC127104917 gene encoding uncharacterized protein LOC127104917, which gives rise to MDSENSDNYDQEFWELVEDEFMDDSDEEQQLQNERRSGSSSRPKRRTPVDRGREEGHSRLFNDYFSENPVYTDVQFRIRFKVHRHVFLRIVDALGNHDEYFQMRVDATGKMGLSPLQKCTSAIRMLAYGSPADLVDEYVRIGESTSIECLERFVKGVNVVFGAEYLRKPNNTDVEHLLQMGESRGFPGMLGSIDCIHWVWKNCLVAWKGQFCRGDHGKPTIMLKAVASQDLWIWHAFFGIAGSNNDINVLNQSNVFNDIFEGRAPNVQYIINGTPYNIGYYLADGIYPEWATFVKTISMPQGEKKEIFAQHKESARKDVERAFGVLQSRFAIIRGPARAWHMDTLKHTIYACIILHNMIVEDERHTYGGNFDYSYDNMDINNSTTETFSGPHPNLATRLQRRASIQEKQVHRKLQGDLVEYIWERFGHEDDEI